The DNA window TCAAGTGTGCTAAGTTTGTGCGCTTTTCcgaatttattttccaaatgGTTTATCTTCAAACTAAACGGAAAATAAACTTAAACGAAGATCTTACAGCTAGTGGACGTAACACAGAAAGACAATTATCAATCTAGAAATTGTTCCGAGCGAACTTACCTCCATCGGCTCTTCAATTCTTTCACGGACAATGTCCGGTGTGTCGTCGAATCCCATATCGCCGAAGCCATCGTCGTGAATGTTCATCGGTAATGTGCCGTAATCCTCGCGCATCGTTATCTCGTCGGCACGCGATTGGTTGATAGAAAAGTGAGCCTCAATGTCTACATCATTCAGCTCGGGAAGCGGTGTGTCGAAATCATGAAACACTTCCGGCAGCGTAATCGCATTGACGGCCGCTTCCCGGTGCTCTTCCGGCAAGTCAACCATTCCAGGCCGGAAAGCCATCTACAATACAACAGGGTAAATGTTAGTCGAATTCATACGGTGCTGCACAACGGTTAGAAAGAATACGTTACCTTAATCTTGACAAAGGCTTCATTACAATCCGCCAGAAGATATTTGGCCTTTCGGGCGTAGATACGGACAACGCCGAGCAGTAAATGGCCGGATGTTCGTAGTGCCAGCTTTACTTTTGGTTGCATGATACCATCCACGGACTGTTCGATGTTGGTTTCGAAGACGTGCGCTTTGGTAATTTTTTTGTCCCAATGGGCCGCCAGCCAAATACGGGCCAGCGGACCCTTTTTGGCCAGCACAATGTGGGCGTAAAACATGATGGAGCTTTTTCCCCACCTTCTGCGAGGACTGGTGCTTTTGCGAAgatacttttttgtttactgTTGAGTAGAAAAAAGGTGGGTTTTAATCGAGGAACGTCCTCTCATGTTGGGTAGATATAGGGTCATCCCATatgtttatttaatttttgaaggaaaaaataaagaaatttatgATTCGGTTCAATATAAATGTTCGAGTAAGTGACGGACGAAAACATTAATGCATTGAAGTCACAAAAATATTCAACGAAATGTAAATTACTTAATCAGCGAATTTCAGAATCCTAAGgctcaaaatataaaaaaatacaagGATACCAGGTATACTTTTTTACCCATAGCAACTGGATGCATGACGTCCGTCTCAATTTTTAAACAATAAAGCAGATAAGTCAAAATGACTCGAACAATACATTGGTCATGATTGGTATTCGAAGACTTGAAAACATTTTGAATTACCTTTTTCTTTATGTATTTGATATATAAGACACCTGAATTTAATATCTAATTTCCTTGATCCGTAGGAATGCAccaataagattaccaggtttatccaaaaaatatcgaaaaaataccaaaacacgGTTGTCCCATCCACAAGGCTCAATGAAACTGTAGATCttgtattacaaaaaaaaaagaattaccTATTGGACCGTAATATATTGAATATGTAGATTTTTTTGTGTCAGATAgtataaaatgaaaattcgcAGGCAAAATAAAATCGCATATGATTCATGTTGATTCCTATTCGATTTTTAGGGATAACCTTATAAGCAATAActaataattatttaaattaatctTCCCATGTATAACTTctatttaaaatattattcctTGACCTAATTTATAGTACAAAACTGATAATAATAAGCaacaaacaataaacaaaattaataaataatttgtaatttatttagaCGCTTGCTTTGCTATAGTTTTCCTCGAATGTTTTCTCTTACTCATTCATTTACCAATTAAGCAATTTGCTAAGTTTGACCAAAGCTTGTTGAAACTATTTCGAGTAGCATTTAGTAGCATCATTTGCTCGGGAGCTTCAGCCGTTATTTTTTTGCCCACCTTTCCTATGCTTCATCGACTAACCTCTTTTACATCCTTCACTAGTCCCAATCACCCAACCACCCACTTCTGCCAGCCAGTCGACCCCGTCGCACAAGCTTCTCATTACAGGGAGCGTGACACAAGAACTGGGAGGAGAAACCATTCAATGACGCCAACAAGACAACTATTAATTCGCACAAATTTACCTGTTTTTCACACTTTATTTTATCCAAATTCTATCCACACTATTTATTTCATTCGAGAATGCACTTTTTCGATAGTTTAACACTGGAAAATATCGCCTTTTGTCAGTGATCTACACTATTTTGGGACGCTTGGCGCCCGCtcataagaaaaactttttttcaacaTTCCTAGTGTTTATTACAGGCTACATTTGGCTTCTGCACTCAGTGCATGCGATTCACATCGTATTTCCACTATTTAACTGCAGATTTGTACATTGTTACTACAACTTTTCCGATAATTTACACTCGGCTGCTGCAAAAACAGTCCACTTTTTCCTCTGCCATATTTGCTTATTTCACCGATTGGCAAGATGGCGGCTTATTTTTACCCGTTACGTCTTTGACGTGACCGAGAGCCAGGACCGGATTTCGAGATTGACTTTCACTTAATGCACGCAGAAAAATAAGAAATAgacaaattttagtttttacaattttagtttttacaatttttctgtttgatatagtctcgacaaacatatatgattacggcgttaaagtcaactgtcaaaattcacttggagcggaaattctggacaaaaaAGTGTTCTTCAGTGTTAACTAAAGaagagaacaactcaaatttagttgaaaccaaacaaagaTTGTGTTGGCtttaacaaagggatcagttcgatcaaacaaattttattttgttccttgtctctttttaaaatgcaaacagaagtatttgttaAACTAAACCAAATGAATGCTTTCGAGAAgcgcccatttcagtttgaaacagtcattcctcaagtttgaaattcaactaaacgtttCGTTGTTTCAAAAgggcctgattcttctgcgtgtgGATTGAactacagcgcaaattcgttagttgggccACGACTGCGCCCCAAGTAGCGAATCGTATCCGTTAATTGGGACAACTGGCAAAAATTACCCGAGTGAAACGCAGATTGTTTTCTTTCGataaaaaacaaacagaaatattttgcgATTCACGAAAGTTGGCTGTTTCCTCCCAGTTTAAAGTTGATTTGTGTAATAAAGTatgtcattagtgttctttttgcgatttttttgaaTAGTTCCTTCACATAAAACAGGAAATGGATAAGCCGCTGGAAAAAACCGACACTTGCGCTTTATCACtagctcaaaaaatcattagATAATGTGATTAAATACATCAGAGATGACCTCCAAGAAGTTAGCAACTAACACACAACGACACAAACTAATTAATGCTGAATGGAAGAAGCGCAACATCTGTCAcatttatttcattaaaaacatTCCGGAATATGAATTGAAAAAGTAAAGTTACATTGgattggtttttttttctagatagGTAATCACCAGGAATCAACTATCCCTTAAACTCGATGACTTTCAAACGTCAATTACtttttgactttcagttttgacataagagtgtcttttagtGGGGGCATGCCCCAGCTAGCGGACACCCAACTTACTAACACCCCATCTAGCGAacccccaactaacgaatttgcgctgtagaAATGTTGACTTAAGCAGTATTTTTTATaagtttaaagaaaaaaatgaaggaTAAATAAAATACTATTGGCATAAATGGTGCTAAATTTATCAAGAATATTTAACGAAATAACTAGCTAAACTATGTAGTATTTTCTCTGGTCCGGTTGTGGAATCGAGGTAATGAGGTAGTTTGACATGTCAGCCGTATTAACTCACATATTATTCAATATTTATGTTGTTTGACactacccaggtaaccaataagcatgcaaAATGCGCGTTAACGGCATAAGCATTTAAGCATTTCagtcgttttaaatgctatttaaaagttgCTTTTggctacattactgctgtgccctagctgttgtgcattcagaatgctgcttaccggcaagaagtttttaaacagtaTTTTGAATGCTAATTAACATcagttatgcataacgaatgctAATATACCGCAAGAAGCATCTTAAATGTGAATTATATGCTACTTTACTGCATGCACTAATGCTGAAAAGAagcataatttcatttttttttttaattaattgattctgtagaaaatatttaaaaagtctacgtTAACTATtgctctggttcagatttaatTTGCCCGACTAACCCTTCCTTTCAAGGTGGTGAATCACTTGTTggtagtggtgcttatcaccagctgcaccaaggtatgTGTAGGCTACTTCCTGGTAGCAAACAGCGGGACAGTGCTCACCTGCGGAAGAAGGACCAAAATGTAGGCTACTTCCTGGGAGCAAACAGCGGGACAGTGCTCACCTGCAGGAATCTGAATACGCTCAGTGCAGCTAGCGTGCTGGGAACAGTATACAAATTTCCCTTATTCCCGGACAGTATATACAAGTACTGGATTCATCAACAGtggattgaaaataattattactagttttttattataattataattattcaAAGTAAAACGAATTGGCTTCTTGTTTATAGGAAAAATCTCTTCAGAatgaaataaaaggaaaaattttcaccttcgcCTCCTGCGGTttgttttttgctgtttccttgGAAGCGTAGTCACCTACGGTACCCGAGCAAAACTAGGTGCTTGCAGTGTTGGCAACATTCTCCAGGCCAGGAACCGAACTGATGGCTTGCAGCAAAACAATCTTACTGACTGGACGCTTGTAGGTTGACTTCATCGTTCTGACCAACAATGTCCTAACCTTCCCGTCCGGACCACGATAGACCTTTTCCACCACACCTTTTGGCCAGGTACCACGATGCAAACTTTCATCTACTATCATCACGATGTCACCAACTTTGTAGTCGTGATAGCTTCTGCTGTCAGGCCACTTGCGACTTCGGATCAGCTCCGGACGATACTCTGCAACCCATCTACGCCAGAAACGATCCGCATAAATCTGAGCATGCTTATACGCAGCATGGCAGCTTAGGTCTCGTTCATCGAAATCATGGTTGAATTGGATTGTATTGTTTCGTCCTAGCAGCAACATGTTCGGTGTCAACGGTTCTGGATCCAACGGGTCATCTGCAACATGCGTCAACGGTCGGTTGTTTACTGTGTTCATTGCCTCGCACAATGCAGTACGTAGCACCAAGTCGGTGGGTTGTCGTTCCTGCAACATCGCACGAAGAGCAGTTTTAACGGAACGTACCAATCGCTCACAGCAGCCTCCAAAATGAGGAGCACCAGGCGGTATAAACTTCCATTGAACACCTCTAACACTCAATGATTCTTCAATCTGTGGATGATCCAGCGTCTTCACCAGTGTCTTCAACTCTTGGTTAGCACCGGTGAAGTTGGTCCCATTATCAGTCATGATGCACTGTGGCAGTCCACGAATCGACATGAAGCAGCGAATTGCCATTATACAGCTGCTTGTATCGAGTGATAAGACCACCTCCAAATGTACTGCTCTTGACGTCATGCAAGTAAACAGCACTACCCACCTTTTCTCGACACGACGGCCGACCTTCACAGCCATCGGCCCGAAGTAATCGATGCCCGTACAGGT is part of the Topomyia yanbarensis strain Yona2022 chromosome 1, ASM3024719v1, whole genome shotgun sequence genome and encodes:
- the LOC131694585 gene encoding uncharacterized protein LOC131694585; translation: MKIGFVKSSSRLRTYSPFLHDGIIRMKGRIQDHNKPFEVNNPVILPDNHPFSTLLIRMYHIANAHQGLETVVNSIKERHRILKIRSQVKKYTMSCVKCRELRAKPAVPQMGILPMERTTPFVYPFTCTGIDYFGPMAVKVGRRVEKRWVVLFTCMTSRAVHLEVVLSLDTSSCIMAIRCFMSIRGLPQCIMTDNGTNFTGANQELKTLVKTLDHPQIEESLSVRGVQWKFIPPGAPHFGGCCERLVRSVKTALRAMLQERQPTDLVLRTALCEAMNTVNNRPLTHVADDPLDPEPLTPNMLLLGRNNTIQFNHDFDERDLSCHAAYKHAQIYADRFWRRWVAEYRPELIRSRKWPDSRSYHDYKVGDIVMIVDESLHRGTWPKGVVEKVYRGPDGKVRTLLVRTMKSTYKRPVSKIVLLQAISSVPGLENVANTAST